The DNA sequence CTTTACTTAGGGTTGGTTTGTGGAGTGGATCCATCCCGACGCCGCTTTTGCTGGCGAGGGAGAAAAAATCGAAACCAAAAAGATTGACCGACGCAGgggtcgaacctgcaatctcttgattcgtagtcaagcgccttgccattgggccagccgGCCTTGTTGTCAAGGAGGTTAGCTTAATGCATATATAGTCCAATAGTACTTTTCTGCCAAAATCAGGAACGAAACTTAGAAGGCTCTGCTTGCACTGGATGAACAGCAGCAATTCTTTCAGGGTACTACCAAAATTTCAAAAAAGACAATTATAACAATGACATGTGTGATTTTGTTCATATACTTCATGAATATACATAGAAAAAGTAATTATTTGCTTTACTTGAGGTTTTTGTTTCACCGGTGTGGGGAGTCATTTAGGGGAGTCTGatttatatatttccattccaCATCCGCGACCAAACATACAACACAACTACTTGGTACTACTTTTACCATATGCCAGTTACCAAGACTTGTGCTGTCTACTATTACTGCAACTGTACTATTtttcaacttcatcttcaacacatTCCTCCTTCGGTACAGAAATATCACTTGATGCAAGAACTAAGATCTTTGTTTCACGATTTTCTGATCGCAGACTATTCGGTCAATTGTCAACCATCCACCAGGTTGTTCTTCGCCCGCGACGAACATACACTAGCATcccgatgacgatgagagACAAGCATTAAATGCAAGGTTATTCTAACACCTAAATGAAGTAAAGCGCGTGATTGATAAAGAGCCTCACCGTAAGGAACACGGTCGCAACGAGTACCATCGCTCAAGACTCATTGCAACATTGCAAGGCAACTAAAACAGCGGCTGATGACCATGCTTCTCCGCCAACAACTGCGCCGAAGCAGCCACCGCTGCATTACAACCGCTCGAAATCGCGCCCGCGATAACCTTATACGGAGTGATGCAGTCACCCGCCGCAAAGACACCACGCACGCTGGTCTGATGCATCGGTGGTGCGGCATTGATGTCGCCCATGGGCGTAAGCTCCAGACCAAGCTGACTGGCAAGCGGGCCCTTGACAGTAGTGTTAGGGCTATGGACCAGGAAGGTTTCTTCCTTAGTCATGCCGTCCGCGAGCTCTAGGTGAATAGAGGAGCCGGTATGggtgagcttcttgatcggGGTATTGTTAACTGTGAAGCGggtcttgtccttgtctGTTAGGGTTGAGAAAATCTGAGCACCAAGTTCCTCCGCTCCGTTGGTGTAGATGGTCACTTTTCGGGCGAGCTGAGCGGCTGATTCCGTCTGATGCATTGCCATCGGGACATTCCCGGCAGATTGAATGGCGAGCACGCCAGCTCTATCCGTAGAGCGGTCTTCATATCCTTTGCAGAAGAGGCAGTGGAAACTGGACTGTGTTAGCTAGGATCGCCGATCTTCCAATGAATAATGGGTTGATGATGAGTATACATTCTCTGACCCCACGCTTCTGCGTATCCCGGAATATCAGGGAAGACATTTTCTGAACCAGTAGTAATAatcaattttcttcctttccacaccttgtcattggcatcaaCAAGTTGGAAGAGTCCATCACTAGTCTTCTCCGCTGTTTTGAGGTCCACGTCTTCGATCTTAATCGTGTCATAGTGATGGAGAACTTCGTCGCGAGCTTCAGCGCGGAATTGAGCAGGATCTCTGTGGTCCCATGTTGGGATCATGTGCATGTGGGAGATATTCGCATTGCGATAGCTTTTGTTGTCGAATACGACGGCTGTATGAAGTTGGCGGGCCAGTGTGAGGGCAGCGGTGAGACCGGCTGGACCGGCGCCGGCAATCAGGACATCTACCACCGAGTCCATAGTGTTGAGAAATCAAGAGGTATTGGATATGCTTTCTGGGATAATCGTTGGAATTGGGAGTTCAAAGTAAGAAGTGAAATAAGGAGGGGGAGCCGCAGGTCTGTTATGTATGGCAAGTGAGGCAATTAGGCAACGATACCCGTTACACGCAATTTGCAAAGGAGGGGAACGTATGGTAGTGAATGTGTCTTACCCCACCACCTGCACAATGATCATCTTCTGACTGGCTGCCGAGTCGGTGTTACAAGACAACAGGGATTCGATACAGGTAAGGCTCCAAAtacagacaaagaaacggAGCGGATGACGGGACGTTGCCCTATTTTAGGTGGTGTCCGTCCTGCAACGTCGCAGAATGCAGATccaataaaaatagaaatgcAACCAACGAGGCGTTTTAGAAAGGCAATTAAATAAACAGAGTAAATAGAAGAAGTTAAAAGTTAATAACACGAGGCACATAGCATCGGtagctcttcatccttgctgCAGGAATGATCATCTGATGCTGGAACGAGTCATGACATATAAAATAACGAAATTATTAGAGGGTTGCACATATATAGTCTAGCTGGAGACATACGCATAAATCTCTGGAGCAGAAACCTGCGAAGAGCATTCCAAGCCTCGTATAGTCAAATCACTCTGGTTCGGTTACTCCTTTCAATGATACTTCGAACTAAGGAACAGTAGGCTGACCTCGACTCATCGATATAGATCTCAAAAGCCCAAAACATGCAGTTCTCTCACTACGTCCTCTATTTAGTTGCAGCCACCGCAATGGCCAATCCAATTCCAATCCCCGAGGCCGAGCCTAATGCAAACCCCGACATGGCCGTCATCGAACCCAAGTATTGTTGCCTGTGATATGGAGGAtcaagatgaggatgaaatagGGTACGCGGGGGAAAGCTTAATTTGACATTTGGATGATAACGGATGCCATTATGATCTTATCATGTTATGGAGTATAGGTGTTAAACGATGCTTTTCTCATTTTACTATATACGCAAAAAGCTTCTATGGAAACGGTAGCCAATCATCACTATACCTAAAGTACTCTCGAATCTTGGGTATGTAAGGCGAATCATTGGGACAATATTTGAATCTTTCCAAATTAGAGACACTGTCATCCCCAGGAAAAACATACCGATAGCATGGGTCATGCTTCTTGACAAAGGACTGTATCTGATGCCAGTCGCGGCACATGCGCTTCTGTCCATCTCCGGGCTTGAATCCGGACATATTATTTAAAGGAACATATCGTAGGGTATCATCGGCCGCGCACATGGTCTCCACCCGGATACTGTCTAGACAGTGCAAGATATGAGGATAAGTAACACTCTGAGGACGATTGTACCGGTATTCCTCAATGGAAATGTATAAATTGCGCTAGAGTTCTCAACATGTGAGAATCGGATGAAGCATGCTGAAAGACTTACAATGCAATGGAGAATATGATGTGCATTCAGGATATAGATCCCTTTTGTCACGTCCCACGGGAACGACTGCGACTCGGGCAGTCCCAATGAACTTGCCTCTTGTTTGTCGATTGCGATGATCCCGCTTTCCCATGGGATCTCGTTGTGCCAGAGATCACTGACTTCTCTCTCATTTGAGCCGCTGTACTTGGTATTCCACCACATTGTGTCTTCCTTCGTGAATCCTAGTTTCAATTCTTCCCGTCTGTAACTAGAACCGACCCAGACGGGCTGCTTAGGCGCAGATAATTCATCTCGACTTGATGTCCAGCCAAGAATCAACAGAACATTGAacaatatagaaagaaagagtagTCCAAGTAGAAAATGGGGTTTCAACCAAGCCAGAAAGCCCGCTCTTTCTCGTGCCTCCCATGTATTTTGAGTGCCATGTTCTGAAGAAAGCGATTcatattcctcttcttctgcgtgTCCCATCTTCGGTTGCTCCAGTATACCGCTGCAATCCTTAGTTTCCAGGCGTGTCTGGATATCAGTAATCGCCCGTCATAGAGAACAAGCtaatgagaaagagatgagggCAAGGGCCTACAGGACAACCAAAACAGGTGAAAACGTAGGCCACATTTCTCGTAGTCAGGCCCCCTCTACCCCGCCTCGTCACTCGGTTCCCAGTTATGCAGGTGCTCTAAAATTACGAGGCTGACTGGACATTCTGGACACCAAAGTCAACGCGATAACCCAATTATAACATACACGCGGTAGTCATGCACCATGTCAGCCTCATCCTTGCTTAAAGAAAATATTTCTGACCTCCACACGAGAGGGGAGGGAACATATAAGCGGTTCATTGAAGGCAGCATGAATCCTCATGGAAAGTTTTACAACTCACAAACCCGCAGATCCATTAAGGTCCACCCAATCCACTCACCCAAAGAGGCCCACCATGGAATCTAGTCCACATTGGACGCACCTCTCATTTGCGCTTGCTTCAGCCGGCGAAGTGCTAGCAGCCGGTATAGTCCTCCCCATCGTCTGTCTAGCATGTGTAATGCTTCGTTTCCTCGCtcgaggaaagcaaaaggtTCGCCTTGGACTGGATGACTGGCTGCTCGTGCCCGCAGCGGTATACCCCCCATCCTACGTTGCAGATAAGGCATGCCTCTGACACGTCTCCCATGACTCAGATTATGGTGACTGGAATGGGCATATGCTTCATCTATGGTTAGTACCAGCACCTCACACCCAATATGGTAACCGCTCACGAAGATCTGCAAGGCTACTCCGTTCACGTAATGGGATACCCTACGCCCTACCCCATAAGCGACGATCCCAAAAAGGCATTAGCAAAGTACAACCGCGCCTACGAAACCGAAGCCAAGATTGAATTCTACTTCCAACTCTTCATGATCGCAGCATACGGCTTCATCAAGGCAAgtatcatcctcttctaCCGCCGGATCTTTGTCTCGAACACGAAATCCAGATTCGCCATTGTCTCCAACATCTGCCTCGCTGTAACGGTGGTATGGGCCGtgacattctttctcctGTTTTTATTCGGCTGCAAGACAAAGATCTACCTCCATTGGGCGCCTATCCAGGAAGTAAGGGAGAAATGTGGAGACCCCCTTGCCGCTGAATCGGCGCTGGTCATTTCGGACCTGATCACTGATTTGGCGATACTGTTATTGCCCTTTCCGAAGGTATGGGTTGATCATGTGACATGATGCTAGTTAGGCTGACGATGACATGCAGATTTGGATGCTTCAAATGTCTGTGAGACGGAAGATTGCCCTGAGTTGTATATTCGGGGTGGGGTTGATGTAACGCTCCCTGTTGGAATTCTAATTGTCATCCACCGCTGATACGGTTTCCACTAGGGCGCTGTCAGCCTCTGTCGTGAGATTGGCCATTTACCTGATCGTCTTTCTGGTTGGGTACGAGGCTGGATATGATCCCGATCGTGAGTCTCCCTTACCTTACCTCGTAGAGGGTTATGTCTAACGGTCTAGAAACCGTCACCACAATGCTCTGGTGGAGCATGATCGAAGTCAGTCTAGGTTTGATCGCCGCGTGCTTACCCACCCTCCGTCCCCTGGTTTACTCCGCACGAGGTTGGCTGCTTcgtgaaggaaagaagggctTTTCGGGACGGTGGAGTCGAAAGCTTGGATCCATAGGTGATCGGACATCAGAGGGTGGGACTGGGACGTCGTCGGTGGATGCGAATAAGTCTAGCTCGGTCGTTATCCAGGAGCCGAGGACGATGGTGTAGTGACACGGCCTTGTTCGGGGAGTTTGGGAAAtgggtttttttttgttttattggTGCGTTTGCTATACATGTGTTACGACTTGCTTTAGATGCCTCGTATATCTTTGCTCGTACCCCGGATTAATTGTTAGAAATGTGACATGCCCctcttctttgaccatgACCATGACTGTCGTTTCCTCTGAAGGATAGAATACCAACTTTCACAGAATACGGTGGACAAGACGAACTAAACGAAGATGCCCCTCATAGTCTCACGCGCAAATCTAACCCAAGACTGGGACGAGCTAATAACCAGCTACTGGACCTCGTGGAGCTCTCCCCTCCAAGCCGTTGGGGAATTAACGTTCGCCCACCTTGGGGAAGGCAACGAGGCTGAAGCGACAGCCCTTGCGGATGTGAAAAAGTCCTTACGTCAAGCGGCTGAATCCGACCCGAACATCATCTGGTTGAAATGCTACGATACTGAATCCGGACGGATTGTCGCCGGAGGAATGTACCACATTCATCACAGTAATCCGTACCGCGCGGGTGCACCCAAGGTTGAGGCGAAGTGGTTTCCGGAGGGGAGTGAGATGAGGTTATTGGCTGAGGAGTTTTATGCCCAGTTGTGGGCGTGGAGGGGGAGGTTGATGGGGGATAGACATGTTTgtatgtcttttcttttgtctgcCTAGTGtttgttatttttatttttatttttcttttgtcgaTTGACGTCGGTATAGGTGGGAATGCGCTCTGGGCACTGCCCGAGTATCGCTCGCGGGGCGCGACGGAGCTTATTATGGACGAGTTCGTCCGCCATATGGATGCACTGGGCATGGAAGGGTATCTCGAGGCTACGGAGATGGGGTTTGCACTGTATCAACGGTATGGATTTGTGGCTATCGCGCGACCACGAATGAGGTTCTCGGAGCACAAGGAACGGAGTACGCAAGGGAGGAGATTAATACACGAGGTTCAGGCGCATCCCGTCTGGATTATGTGGAGGCCGGCAGGGGGCGAATACAGGGATGGAGAGACGGTGCTCCCATGGGAAGGAAGGCCAAAACGCATCAAGTTGTAGGAATAAAGAAACGAAATTGAGTCTATAACgaataacaaagaaatgaTCGACAACGAGAGTAAGTCTAGGCCTCGTTAACCCCTGATGTGCAACcgtctttttcctttgtcggCTTGTCTTCTGTCGGCTGTTTTTCTGTTGGCTGTGGCTTGGCTTTTTTCATTGAAATCCATGGTGTGAGACAGGCCCCTAGCACGGATGCACAGCTGAGGGCCATTGGGATGTAGAGCGTCCGTGCAATTGCGGTGCTGTACGCCTCTAGAACGTGTGGCATGTCTTGATCGTCTACGAACTGACTCAGCTGCGTCGCGCCCAGCTTTGTTAGCTTCGCAGGGTCAACACCTGGCGCCAGTGACCGGACGGTGTGCGCAAGGGTGTTTTGGAAGACTCCCTGAGCGACCGCGACGAAGATAGCCGAGCTTAGGTGTTGGACAAGAGTCACTAAGGTCACACCAATCGGGATATCTGCCTCAGATAATACGGTTTGCACGACGTAGCTAGGCTGGCCAAAACCTAGCCCGACACCAATACCGTACAATGCCTGGTACCCAATTAGACACCCGTTAGAGGTGTTGGTGGACAGGGTCGATAATAACCCAGCACCAACGCTCGCCAGGATGGTCCCCAGGATCATTGGTGGGTTGTAATAGCCCACCCCGGAAGTGAGGACTCCAGCGATCACGGAGAATACGACGTAACCAACGATCAGTGGAGTCAGCATGATCCCTGAATCCAGGGCTGATTTGTGTTGTACCGCCTGCACCCACACTGGAATGTAGACGATGGCCACGTAGATCCCTCCCGTGATACACATGGCGTATCCGACGGCATGCCATACCGACGCATGTCTCGAAACGCTGCGGGGGATGGTTTTGGACCCGGGGACAAATATCTGAAGGAGAACAAATGCCACCATGAGGAGTAcagccaccaccagcaaTGCAATAATCCTTCCACTATTCCAGGGGTACTGGGTACCGCCCCATTGGAGTGCCAGGAGCAAGCAAACGATGCCACCCATCATACTGACCATCCCAAAGATATCAAATTGGCGGACTCGATCCCACAATGACAGTGAGGCGATTGAGGAGTCCACCGGTGTATTCACGAGCAAAAAACATACCAAGATGCTCAAGCCCCCCAGTGGTAGGTTGATGTAGAAGCACCATCTCCATGTAGATCTGTCCGTAAAGGCGCCCCCGATGAAAGGTCCTACGATGGCAGCAACACCAAAGGCAGCGGACATGATACCCAGGTAGGAGGCACGGCGATCGAGCGGGATAATCTTTGTGGTGATCATGATTCCACCGGTAAAAATGCCAGCCGCTCCAGCGCCGGCAATCGCGCGACCAAAAATCATGGCAATGGAGTTAGGCGCCGTAGCACAGACTAGAGAGCCTATTTCAAAAATCCCAATCGCCGAAAGATAGACGATCTTGATTGAAAACAGACTGTAGAGCTTGCCATACGGAATCTGGAATACGCTGAGCATGGTCAGGTATGCGGCAGTCCACCACCCCAGATCATCGATGCTGTGGAACTCGCTCGTTAATGACGGGGTCACTGTCGCGAGGATTGTTTGGTCCTTTAAAAGACGATGTTAACATCTGCAATTTCAGCTGGTGTTACAAAGCTGGACTCCTTACCATCCCAGTCAGGAATACAGCAAGGCATAGCGCAACCATAACCAGGCTGAGGCGAATAGAGGAAAGAACCGAATGATCAGATGAACCCATGGCTGCAAAGGTAGTTGTATTCGGTTTAACTCTACATTGACCTgtgagaaggccgagaatAGCGTGGGTGGCACCCCTATTTATCCGCTGGCAAGGCTGCCTTTGTCATCCTGTACAGCGTTGAGCCCTACCCCTCGACGGTGGAATTCTCACTGGCGTGCTTTAGCATGGTCTTTTTGCTCTTGCTATTTTCACTCAGGCTTTCAATGGAACCTGTCATGCTTTGGACGGGCCACGCCAAAACTCGATATTCAAGAAGTGGTTCCAGCGGTCGCCCTTAATGTACCTCCGCGTAGCACAACATTTACGAGGCACTTCAAAGGTATACACTTTCACtaacttcttcttcttcttcttcttcttcttctttttttattacaCGTTTACTGAACTGAAATAGAATCCTTTGTATTAAGACGAATACTTCCTGGGTAGTAACATTAAAATAACGAGGCTATAGtgatttaattattatttctaaACTGGTCTCTTATATATAGTAAGGGTAGACAATATGACCTCCAGGCCGCACCGCTAGCCGACCTCTAATGGTATCCGTGGTAGCACTGGTCGGCTTTGTCTTGTTTCTCCTTGGGGTTGCTCTGGGTAGGATTGTGCATATAACCTTTTAGTGCATATAACCTTTTAGATTAATGGATAACTCTCAGTGGGACAGTAGATTAACGAGGACATGCTACTGGCAAACCTTCTACCATTGCATGAGCATGTAAAAGTCTAGCTCGACAACGGAATTCAATTCCAGCTAATTAATGCTGGCTTCTGACAAAAAGGCTGAAGCTCCACGAAGTATCACGGGAGCCTGGCGCTCCTTTGGTGGACGTTCGACTTGAGACCCTCGAAGGGAACTGGCTCTCTTGAAGGTTGTATGCTCGACCTCGAGGTTGAGCCACCAGTacatcctcctcttttcaGAGTCACTGCTATCCACCTCCTCCTGGTCAAGATCGGCGGCACCCCTCAAACGCAATGCACGAGCAAATGCAAACTGCATATTCAACAGTTCGATGGAGGGCAGAGGATACATGTCTGGATTAACCGTCTCCATCGTGATGATATCCACTGAATACATCTGAACTGCTGTCTCAAAGTCGAACAGCTTGATTCGTCTGCCGACAAAGCCTAGGTTGGATGGAAATAAAGGGCTCTCGAATATCAATACTGTTAAAGCATTTGAAGATGGCTAGTCAGATAAATATGGTCTTTAAGACTTTCCGATCATCTCATAGTTCAATGGCCTGTAAGACGAATCTCGCCTTGGTCCATACGCATGCGAACTCCAAGAAAGACATAATACGTTCCGAGTGGCTTCAGTGCCTTGGGAGCCCGTAACTACGTCTTTGAATTTTGGTTACCTTGTCTGGTGTTCATTAGCAGGATAGCCTAGTCCAGAAGCTTTGCTGCTCTGTCCGAGATATACTTCCCATACTGAATGTGAATAGCATCACCTTAGAGCTCGAGGTAAGTCTATCTACCACCTCCACTGATCGAGTCATTGTGGTTAGCGGTATGTAGATTAGTTCGTAAGCATTTGCCTAGACCatccttgtctttctctgaGTCGCTGTCCCACTCCTCCGGGTCATATCGACATACCGTCCTGCTGACTAGGTTGCAGCCTCGTTGAACTGGGTTTGAATATCGCTAATAGAACCACCAAACTCACTCAGTTCGTCCTGGGTGGCGCCACCGAGCAACGGGATGGTGAAAGTCCAAGGTTTGTAAACGATCAATGCGATCGCGTAGGAGTTGGCGTCGATACGGTTCTTTTAGCATAACATCGTATGTTCACCAATTGAGATCCTTAGTTAGACCCTGCTCGTCAAGTCCTCCTAAGACTCAACGCTTAATCGACTCTGGTTGAGTAGAAATCGACGACCTTGTTAGTATCTCCTATGAACCGCAAACTTCCCACTTCTAGATTGAAAGAGCCCGCTGACAGTGAGTCTCCGGTGTTCATATTCACCAACCAGGGACGGCTTCTTGCTAACTGCTCCTCGACAAACGCATAGTAACCTTCGTGTACAATGTTCCAAGATTGTCCATATGCAGTAGACACTAGTGGAGCACCCCTCGGTAATCTATTCAAACGTATGCCTGGCACCGCGCAACCCCAATGTTCGCCTTAGAAACCGTTGGATGTCCAAGACGTCGAAACATGGCAGAGGATATTCATCGGGATCAGCTATTGTGATCGTTATGATTTCCCCTGAATATGTTTGCTTTTCCGTTTCACAGTTGCAAAGTTTGATCCTTTTCCCAGTGTGACCGAGATTTGATAGGAGAGAGGGTGTCGCTTTCGGATCTATCGCATTCATGTCTTGTGAAAGAATAGGGAATCAGTCCGCTGCTGCTTTCCCAGCAGCACATTATTTGCGTCCTCCAACTGTCGCTTAAGTGTGGCCATTTCACCGTCCCTCTTGCCATTTAAGACATTGAGTACCTcctttgcttctttccaaatCGTAccgttgagcttcttgagtTTTTTTCAGGGCATCCAGAAAAACCGCACAGGTCAGGACTTTGCTGTCGACTGACATTTGGACTGGCTTGAGGGCAAAGCGAGCTTTACCCCATAACCCATGGGCATCTCTTGGTAGGCAGAGAACATCCTGCAAAACCTCGGTGCCATCCGGGCCCATCACAGTACTCTTCCACTTGGCAATCCTGTCTGGGTGCCTGAAGGACTCTATGAGTACAAAATTGTTCCTGTGTATTCTTTGGTTTGCCCATCATGCTATAGGAATAGATGTGAGCCACTTGGACAGGCACAGAAAATTCCAAAGTGTTTCTGTGTC is a window from the Aspergillus oryzae RIB40 DNA, chromosome 6 genome containing:
- a CDS encoding MDR family MFS transporter (predicted transporter (major facilitator superfamily)), which translates into the protein MGSSDHSVLSSIRLSLVMVALCLAVFLTGMDQTILATVTPSLTSEFHSIDDLGWWTAAYLTMLSVFQIPYGKLYSLFSIKIVYLSAIGIFEIGSLVCATAPNSIAMIFGRAIAGAGAAGIFTGGIMITTKIIPLDRRASYLGIMSAAFGVAAIVGPFIGGAFTDRSTWRWCFYINLPLGGLSILVCFLLVNTPVDSSIASLSLWDRVRQFDIFGMVSMMGGIVCLLLALQWGGTQYPWNSGRIIALLVVAVLLMVAFVLLQIFVPGSKTIPRSVSRHASVWHAVGYAMCITGGIYVAIVYIPVWVQAVQHKSALDSGIMLTPLIVGYVVFSVIAGVLTSGVGYYNPPMILGTILASVGAGLLSTLSTNTSNGCLIGYQALYGIGVGLGFGQPSYVVQTVLSEADIPIGVTLVTLVQHLSSAIFVAVAQGVFQNTLAHTVRSLAPGVDPAKLTKLGATQLSQFVDDQDMPHVLEAYSTAIARTLYIPMALSCASVLGACLTPWISMKKAKPQPTEKQPTEDKPTKEKDGCTSGVNEA
- a CDS encoding uncharacterized protein (predicted protein), which encodes MGHAEEEEYESLSSEHGTQNTWEARERAGFLAWLKPHFLLGLLFLSILFNVLLILGWTSSRDELSAPKQPVWVGSSYRREELKLGFTKEDTMWWNTKYSGSNEREVSDLWHNEIPWESGIIAIDKQEASSLGLPESQSFPWDVTKGIYILNAHHILHCIYPGGDHVRGR
- a CDS encoding uncharacterized protein (predicted protein) — translated: MGYPTPYPISDDPKKALAKYNRAYETEAKIEFYFQLFMIAAYGFIKASIILFYRRIFVSNTKSRFAIVSNICLAVTVVWAVTFFLLFLFGCKTKIYLHWAPIQEVREKCGDPLAAESALVISDLITDLAILLLPFPKADDDMQIWMLQMSVRRKIALSCIFGVGLM
- a CDS encoding NAD(P)/FAD-dependent oxidoreductase (predicted protein) codes for the protein MDSVVDVLIAGAGPAGLTAALTLARQLHTAVVFDNKSYRNANISHMHMIPTWDHRDPAQFRAEARDEVLHHYDTIKIEDVDLKTAEKTSDGLFQLVDANDKVWKGRKLIITTGSENVFPDIPGYAEAWGQRIAGVLAIQSAGNVPMAMHQTESAAQLARKVTIYTNGAEELGAQIFSTLTDKDKTRFTVNNTPIKKLTHTGSSIHLELADGMTKEETFLVHSPNTTVKGPLASQLGLELTPMGDINAAPPMHQTSVRGVFAAGDCITPYKVIAGAISSGCNAAVAASAQLLAEKHGHQPLF
- a CDS encoding uncharacterized protein (predicted protein), which produces MPLIVSRANLTQDWDELITSYWTSWSSPLQAVGELTFAHLGEGNEAEATALADVKKSLRQAAESDPNIIWLKCYDTESGRIVAGGMYHIHHSNPYRAGAPKVEAKWFPEGSEMRLLAEEFYAQLWAWRGRLMGDRHVCGNALWALPEYRSRGATELIMDEFVRHMDALGMEGYLEATEMGFALYQRYGFVAIARPRMRFSEHKERSTQGRRLIHEVQAHPVWIMWRPAGGEYRDGETVLPWEGRPKRIKL